In Apium graveolens cultivar Ventura chromosome 10, ASM990537v1, whole genome shotgun sequence, the following are encoded in one genomic region:
- the LOC141693280 gene encoding hydrophobic protein RCI2A-like gives MRQGTATFIDIILAIILPPLGVFLKFGCHVEFWICLLLTFLGYIPGIIYAIYVITK, from the exons ATGAGGCAAGGAACAGCTACTTTCATTGATATTATCTTGGCTATAATTCTCCCTCCACTTGGTGTTTTCCTCAAATTTGGCTGCCAT GTGGAGTTCTGGATCTGTTTGTTGTTGACATTCCTGGGGTACATCCCAGGAATTATATATGCTATTTATGTCATCACCAAGTAA